The following are from one region of the Cytobacillus firmus genome:
- a CDS encoding polysaccharide biosynthesis protein gives MSKFFKGVILLALAAFASECIEFVVNMVLARELGERGLGMYMSILPTIFLIVLLASFELPISISKFIAEKDKRYHLSMLHHVIKLTIIFTAVLVPAAAIIIPFISVFNEYHPLLRWVVIGFIPIVSFSSIARGFFMGKHQMGKIAASNFLRKSVQLLLLVVLYQAFQFDVNTAVFIAFCTFIGSEIVVFLYLLNMFIIQYQRIKKEPSDYVSGKSVRQNLISVSVPTTALRVFHALTHAVQPFLIKAALLKAGVPGEVATEHFGMLAGVAMTIGFFPSFIAHSFLIMLIPTVSKEYADHNLGELRRLLQQVFFVTFLYGIPSVVFFYFFAQPLTEMFFHSTDAAVYLQLLWPFFLLHFFIIPMQAYLIGLGLMKDAFYHSVWSTVVSFSAMFVLGSMHSLQMDGIIVGMNMGAVLLAMMHYVTVCKKIGLTLYLSPAKQFN, from the coding sequence ATGAGTAAATTCTTCAAAGGAGTCATATTGCTTGCACTGGCTGCTTTTGCAAGCGAATGTATAGAGTTTGTGGTGAATATGGTACTCGCCCGGGAACTGGGGGAGAGGGGACTCGGCATGTACATGTCGATTTTGCCAACCATATTTCTGATCGTGCTTCTGGCCAGTTTTGAGCTTCCGATCTCGATTTCCAAATTCATTGCCGAAAAAGATAAAAGGTATCATCTCAGCATGCTTCATCATGTCATAAAGCTGACCATTATCTTTACAGCCGTTTTGGTGCCGGCTGCAGCGATTATAATTCCGTTTATCAGTGTCTTTAATGAGTACCACCCGCTCTTAAGATGGGTTGTGATCGGCTTTATTCCCATCGTTTCCTTTTCCTCGATTGCCAGGGGTTTTTTCATGGGCAAGCATCAAATGGGAAAAATTGCAGCATCCAATTTTCTGCGTAAATCCGTCCAGCTCCTGCTGCTCGTGGTGCTTTATCAGGCCTTTCAATTTGATGTCAATACCGCGGTCTTTATTGCTTTTTGTACGTTTATAGGGAGTGAGATTGTTGTTTTTCTATACTTGCTGAATATGTTTATTATTCAGTATCAGCGGATTAAAAAAGAGCCATCTGACTATGTCAGCGGAAAAAGTGTGAGGCAGAACCTGATCTCTGTGTCTGTTCCGACAACCGCTTTAAGGGTCTTTCATGCCCTGACACATGCTGTTCAGCCGTTTTTGATCAAGGCCGCTCTCTTAAAAGCAGGAGTGCCGGGAGAAGTTGCAACAGAACATTTTGGGATGCTCGCCGGTGTCGCCATGACCATTGGTTTTTTTCCATCCTTTATAGCCCATTCCTTTTTAATCATGCTGATCCCGACAGTCTCCAAAGAGTATGCTGATCATAATCTGGGAGAGCTTCGGAGACTTCTTCAGCAGGTGTTCTTTGTCACCTTTTTATATGGGATTCCATCGGTTGTTTTTTTCTATTTCTTTGCACAGCCGCTGACCGAGATGTTTTTTCACTCCACAGATGCAGCCGTATATTTACAGCTGCTTTGGCCATTCTTTCTGCTCCACTTTTTCATTATCCCGATGCAGGCCTATTTAATCGGCCTGGGCCTGATGAAGGATGCGTTCTATCATTCCGTCTGGTCAACCGTTGTTTCATTCTCGGCCATGTTTGTGCTTGGCTCGATGCACAGCCTGCAGATGGACGGAATTATTGTGGGCATGAATATGGGCGCTGTTCTTCTGGCGATGATGCATTATGTAACAGTATGCAAAAAAATCGGCCTGACACTCTATCTATCGCCGGCTAAGCAGTTTAACTGA
- a CDS encoding PspA/IM30 family protein, with protein sequence MANLLTRIKDTVMADLHEALDKKEKKNPIALLNQYLRECERETEKVRKLLERQYTLKEEFTREYDQAKNLADKRKRQAEVASQAGEEELYQFAAQEQMQYEERAARLKDLLNQAVIQMGDLERKYEEMKHKLKDMHIRRMELMGRENITRANHRMDKVLDQNNDKSFTKFQEIESYLDRLEHEVKSSYHRSTIDARIAQLEKEMEKKPVL encoded by the coding sequence ATGGCAAACCTATTAACAAGAATCAAAGATACAGTAATGGCAGACCTTCATGAAGCATTGGATAAAAAGGAGAAGAAGAATCCAATTGCACTATTAAACCAATACCTTCGTGAATGTGAGCGTGAAACCGAAAAGGTCCGTAAGCTTCTGGAACGTCAATATACATTAAAGGAAGAATTCACCCGGGAATACGATCAGGCGAAAAACCTTGCAGATAAACGCAAGCGCCAGGCAGAGGTTGCCTCACAGGCAGGTGAGGAGGAACTCTATCAGTTCGCCGCACAGGAGCAAATGCAGTATGAAGAGCGTGCAGCCCGTTTGAAGGATCTATTGAACCAGGCGGTAATTCAAATGGGTGACCTTGAAAGAAAATACGAGGAAATGAAGCATAAACTGAAGGATATGCATATCCGGCGGATGGAACTGATGGGCCGTGAAAATATTACACGCGCCAACCACCGGATGGATAAGGTGCTGGATCAAAACAATGATAAATCCTTTACAAAATTCCAGGAAATCGAATCCTATCTTGACCGTCTTGAGCATGAGGTGAAAAGCTCCTATCACCGCAGCACAATCGATGCACGCATCGCGCAGCTGGAAAAAGAGATGGAGAAGAAGCCTGTATTATAG
- a CDS encoding aspartate aminotransferase family protein, translating into MNGENWSHLVGNISNLLAPSMAKDHPNLPVVKAEGCYYYGVDGKEYLDFTSGIAVENVGHRHPKVVQAIKDSADHLVHGPSGVIIYESILRLADELGKITPGNLDCFFFANSGTEAIEGAIKLAKYVTRRPYVVSFTGCFHGRSMGALSVSTSKSKYRKFQQPSWLTYQLPYADERDCPFGEDPEEYFPRKLEKDAETLFKHQVDPEEVACMIIEPVLGEGGYIIPPKKWLQKIRGICDRHGILLIFDEVQTGFGRTGEWFAAQAFDVVPDIMAIAKGIAAGLPLSATAASKELMEKWPLGAHGTTFGGNPIACSAALASLEVLKTENLLENAKQMGEYALQKLQALKAKHPAIGSVRGLGLMIGIEIIDPQTGKPDGNAVMDILNSSLDKGVLFYLCGNSGEVIRMIPPLVVTKEQIDQGLRILEEALMEHEAVVSKS; encoded by the coding sequence ATGAACGGAGAAAATTGGAGTCATCTTGTCGGAAACATTTCAAACCTATTGGCGCCAAGCATGGCAAAGGATCATCCGAATTTGCCGGTGGTCAAGGCGGAAGGCTGCTATTACTACGGTGTCGATGGAAAAGAGTATTTGGATTTTACATCAGGCATTGCAGTGGAAAATGTCGGGCATCGCCATCCAAAGGTTGTACAGGCCATTAAAGACAGTGCAGACCATTTGGTGCACGGCCCGTCAGGCGTTATCATCTATGAATCGATTTTGCGTCTTGCAGATGAGCTTGGGAAAATTACGCCGGGAAATCTGGATTGCTTTTTCTTTGCGAACAGCGGGACTGAGGCGATTGAAGGAGCTATTAAGCTTGCAAAGTATGTCACGCGGAGGCCCTATGTTGTTTCCTTCACAGGCTGTTTCCATGGAAGGTCGATGGGAGCGCTGAGTGTATCCACATCCAAGAGCAAATACCGCAAGTTTCAGCAGCCGTCCTGGCTGACCTATCAGCTTCCATATGCGGATGAGCGGGATTGTCCTTTTGGCGAAGATCCTGAGGAGTACTTCCCAAGAAAACTGGAAAAGGACGCTGAAACACTCTTCAAGCATCAGGTTGACCCAGAAGAGGTTGCCTGCATGATCATTGAACCGGTTCTCGGGGAAGGCGGCTATATCATTCCTCCGAAGAAATGGCTGCAGAAGATCAGGGGAATTTGTGACCGGCATGGAATCCTGCTGATATTTGATGAAGTGCAAACCGGCTTTGGGCGTACTGGGGAATGGTTTGCCGCCCAGGCATTTGATGTGGTGCCGGATATCATGGCGATTGCAAAAGGAATTGCGGCAGGACTGCCGTTAAGCGCAACTGCAGCTTCAAAGGAATTGATGGAAAAATGGCCGCTGGGTGCCCATGGAACAACCTTTGGCGGAAATCCGATTGCCTGTTCTGCAGCATTGGCCTCTCTTGAAGTCCTAAAAACGGAGAATCTTTTGGAAAACGCAAAGCAAATGGGAGAGTATGCATTACAGAAATTACAGGCTTTGAAAGCCAAACATCCTGCAATTGGCAGTGTCCGAGGTCTGGGGCTGATGATCGGCATTGAAATCATCGACCCGCAAACCGGAAAACCGGATGGAAACGCGGTAATGGACATCCTGAATTCTTCTCTTGATAAGGGAGTCCTCTTTTATCTCTGCGGAAATTCAGGGGAAGTGATTCGGATGATTCCGCCGCTTGTTGTAACAAAGGAGCAAATTGATCAGGGTCTGAGAATATTGGAAGAAGCACTTATGGAACATGAAGCAGTTGTTTCCAAATCATAA
- a CDS encoding magnesium transporter CorA family protein produces the protein MEKEYNEDNWTWHRYDHLDEIEFNEAGDYKEALQTWAKNTSENKTNVMEIDTCVRNKEFISGSLIYQQTTNEQHENSLFHYFLTRDFLLTVDFDSTVIQSDESLLLKKMDYTNNAIDGFFVILGEILSDNIKKIDKFEVRLNDLLWKIKDKNNINRLEEIYELRHQILVWKNIMIPVKEIKLGVEETFGENVTEGTEFKRTCKRIERGYTLVREFQQEIDDLVNFEEMVSMHRGNEIVKTLTVITTLMTPVATWGALWGMNFKIMPELEWKYGYLLSILIIIASTAALYIMLVKKGWMGDILRGKKKNSFFK, from the coding sequence ATGGAAAAAGAATATAATGAGGATAATTGGACTTGGCACCGTTACGATCATTTGGATGAAATAGAGTTTAATGAAGCTGGCGACTATAAAGAAGCATTGCAGACATGGGCCAAAAACACTTCCGAGAACAAAACAAATGTAATGGAAATAGATACCTGCGTCCGCAATAAGGAGTTTATCAGCGGCTCACTCATTTATCAGCAGACAACGAACGAGCAGCATGAAAATAGTTTGTTCCACTATTTTCTGACAAGGGATTTTCTCCTTACTGTGGACTTTGATTCGACTGTCATTCAGTCTGATGAATCACTGCTTTTGAAAAAAATGGATTATACGAACAATGCCATTGATGGATTTTTTGTGATTTTAGGCGAAATCCTCAGCGATAACATTAAGAAGATTGATAAGTTTGAAGTACGGCTAAATGACCTGTTATGGAAAATAAAAGATAAAAATAATATTAATCGGCTGGAAGAAATCTATGAGCTTCGCCACCAGATTCTCGTTTGGAAAAATATCATGATTCCTGTAAAGGAAATCAAGCTGGGTGTAGAAGAAACCTTTGGTGAAAATGTTACAGAAGGAACTGAATTTAAAAGAACCTGCAAGCGGATTGAAAGAGGCTATACGCTGGTGCGTGAGTTTCAGCAGGAAATTGATGACCTCGTGAATTTTGAAGAAATGGTATCCATGCACAGGGGAAATGAAATCGTGAAGACACTCACGGTCATTACTACTTTAATGACACCGGTCGCAACGTGGGGAGCGCTCTGGGGCATGAACTTCAAAATTATGCCTGAACTTGAGTGGAAGTATGGGTATTTGTTATCCATTCTTATTATCATTGCATCTACGGCAGCCCTTTATATCATGCTCGTGAAA
- a CDS encoding lmo0954 family membrane protein: MKKLGLLIAGGIAAMVLISNLGPIVGMAVSAAILYFVFKQFLKAESTMAKIGFGIIGFIALMATASNFPAILGLAAAYVLYLVYKKWNDSGSSVMEEDNDPFAGFEKQWAELNKN, encoded by the coding sequence ATGAAAAAACTTGGATTATTGATTGCAGGTGGTATTGCGGCGATGGTGCTGATTTCAAATCTTGGCCCAATCGTGGGTATGGCAGTTAGTGCGGCGATTCTATACTTTGTATTTAAACAATTTCTAAAAGCAGAAAGCACCATGGCGAAAATCGGTTTTGGCATCATCGGGTTCATTGCTTTGATGGCCACAGCTTCCAACTTCCCGGCCATCCTTGGGCTTGCAGCTGCATATGTTCTATATCTTGTCTATAAAAAGTGGAATGATTCTGGCTCAAGTGTAATGGAAGAAGATAATGACCCTTTTGCCGGCTTTGAAAAGCAGTGGGCAGAATTAAACAAAAACTAA
- the liaF gene encoding cell wall-active antibiotics response protein LiaF gives MNTNNKSDYMSWIIILGIVFLFVEIAFFNSGVVFSLLVPIGMVYIGRKWMPKSSGKWLFWLGLIFLLITIFNMMTLKFFLLAILIHLLIQFGQSKKEPKRIQPQLKEPSVNLQKETVIKKNPLFSNIFVGQQKTPEQVYEWNDINIQTGIGDTVIDLSYTVIPKGETVIFIRNFIGNVQVLVPYDVEVTVSHSAIAGKARIFEYEESKMFNQHLHLQTPGYDQSGQRVKIFTSIAAGDIEVKRV, from the coding sequence ATGAACACAAACAACAAAAGCGATTATATGAGCTGGATCATCATATTGGGCATTGTCTTTCTCTTTGTGGAAATAGCCTTTTTTAACAGCGGCGTGGTGTTCTCTCTTCTTGTGCCAATTGGAATGGTATATATCGGAAGAAAGTGGATGCCTAAGAGCTCCGGTAAATGGCTTTTCTGGCTGGGATTAATTTTTCTGCTCATCACTATTTTCAATATGATGACGCTGAAATTTTTTCTGCTGGCGATTTTGATTCACCTGCTGATTCAGTTTGGGCAGTCCAAAAAAGAACCTAAACGGATTCAGCCGCAGTTAAAGGAACCATCAGTCAATCTCCAGAAAGAAACGGTCATAAAAAAGAATCCTCTTTTTTCCAATATATTTGTCGGCCAGCAAAAAACGCCTGAGCAGGTGTATGAATGGAATGACATCAATATCCAGACCGGTATAGGTGATACGGTCATCGACTTAAGCTATACAGTTATTCCAAAAGGAGAAACCGTCATTTTCATCCGGAACTTTATCGGAAATGTGCAGGTGCTTGTTCCCTATGACGTAGAGGTTACTGTCAGTCATTCAGCCATAGCGGGTAAGGCCCGAATATTCGAGTACGAAGAATCAAAGATGTTTAATCAGCATCTTCACCTACAGACACCTGGCTATGATCAATCAGGACAGCGCGTTAAAATTTTCACTTCTATAGCAGCGGGGGATATCGAGGTGAAGCGCGTATGA
- a CDS encoding TspO/MBR family protein, translated as MIAVNALANILPLNGQTTGEISNKLEVLFTPAGYVFSIWGFIYLLLGIWLARQIPKKRRSLPIYRQTSLLFIVSCILNSLWIFAWHYEYFLLSVIIMIALLFTLIFLYKSASEFDPEFLDIVPFSVYLGWISVATIANISFYLTYIGWDGWGLIESVWTYIMLAVATALALVFRIKNSDWVYPLVFVWAFIGIGVRNMENDPNVAFAAYFTAFFTAAGILLTRKRN; from the coding sequence ATGATTGCAGTAAATGCGCTGGCAAACATTCTGCCTTTGAATGGTCAGACAACAGGTGAGATATCCAATAAGCTGGAGGTTCTTTTCACGCCGGCAGGGTATGTATTCAGCATTTGGGGATTTATCTATTTGCTGCTGGGTATCTGGCTGGCAAGGCAAATTCCAAAGAAGCGCAGGAGTCTGCCCATTTACAGGCAAACCAGTCTTCTGTTTATTGTGAGCTGCATATTAAACAGTCTTTGGATTTTTGCCTGGCACTACGAATATTTTCTATTATCCGTAATCATTATGATTGCACTTCTTTTTACTCTCATTTTTTTATACAAAAGTGCGTCGGAATTTGATCCTGAGTTTCTGGATATTGTCCCATTTTCTGTTTACTTAGGATGGATTTCTGTAGCGACGATCGCAAATATCAGCTTTTATCTTACCTATATTGGCTGGGATGGATGGGGTCTTATAGAAAGTGTGTGGACTTACATCATGCTCGCAGTGGCCACCGCCCTTGCCCTTGTGTTCCGGATTAAGAATAGTGACTGGGTTTATCCGCTTGTGTTTGTTTGGGCATTTATCGGTATTGGCGTCAGGAATATGGAAAATGATCCAAATGTGGCTTTTGCCGCTTACTTCACTGCCTTTTTCACAGCCGCAGGGATTCTGCTGACCAGGAAAAGGAATTAA
- a CDS encoding YjiH family protein, with protein sequence MKAETRVKPQAVTGEYWKFIIPSLIGSLLFLVPVKFQGDVTIGVGILASLLGKAFSEQMPAIIIIILGLSVFLSILAKTAKPAFIMDNKFLKGLFDTGKFGLTMRVLGFAVGIMTFYEIGPEFIWSRNTGGVVLYDLAPVLLTWFLFAGILLPLLVEFGLMEFIGALVQKFMRPFFTLPGRSSIDCLASWMGAGTVGVLVTTKQYDEGFYTKREAAVIATTFSIASVAFSLVVANVVGLGHLFIPFYLTVSAACVVAALIMPRIPPLSRKPDTYYEPVGQQIDETIPEGVSKLKWGWEQAIDKARNAPGPKKLLTDGMETVLDIWMGLIPLVMSLGAAALIIAEYTPAFKFISYPLIPVLEFMQLPEAGAAAQTMLVGFADMFLPAVIGSGIESELTRFVVAGLSLTQLVYMSEIGILILRSNIPLSFMDLFVIFIERTIITLPVIVLIAHVFVF encoded by the coding sequence ATGAAAGCTGAGACAAGGGTTAAGCCGCAAGCCGTCACAGGAGAGTATTGGAAATTTATTATCCCATCTTTAATTGGATCGCTCCTATTTCTGGTTCCAGTTAAATTTCAGGGAGACGTCACGATTGGTGTCGGTATTTTAGCCTCTCTTTTAGGCAAAGCGTTCAGTGAGCAGATGCCTGCCATTATCATTATTATTTTAGGATTATCAGTTTTTCTTTCCATCCTGGCAAAAACAGCAAAGCCGGCATTTATAATGGATAATAAGTTTTTAAAAGGGTTATTTGATACCGGGAAATTTGGGTTGACCATGAGAGTCCTCGGATTCGCAGTGGGAATCATGACTTTTTATGAAATCGGTCCTGAGTTTATCTGGTCGCGGAATACAGGCGGAGTGGTTCTCTACGACCTGGCTCCAGTCCTGCTTACGTGGTTCCTGTTTGCCGGCATCCTTCTGCCGCTTTTAGTGGAGTTTGGTTTAATGGAGTTCATTGGGGCGCTTGTCCAGAAATTTATGAGGCCATTTTTCACACTTCCCGGACGGTCCTCCATCGATTGCCTTGCGTCCTGGATGGGTGCCGGAACAGTCGGTGTATTGGTAACAACGAAGCAATATGATGAAGGCTTTTACACAAAAAGAGAAGCAGCGGTCATTGCGACAACCTTCTCGATTGCGTCTGTGGCTTTCAGTCTTGTCGTTGCGAATGTTGTTGGCCTTGGCCATTTATTCATCCCTTTTTACTTAACCGTTTCTGCCGCCTGTGTCGTGGCAGCATTGATTATGCCAAGAATACCGCCATTATCCCGGAAGCCGGACACTTATTATGAGCCGGTAGGACAGCAGATTGATGAAACCATTCCGGAAGGGGTTTCGAAATTGAAATGGGGATGGGAGCAGGCAATTGATAAAGCAAGGAATGCTCCGGGTCCCAAAAAGCTTTTAACCGATGGCATGGAAACCGTTCTGGATATTTGGATGGGCCTGATTCCGCTTGTGATGAGTCTGGGAGCAGCAGCCTTGATCATTGCGGAATACACGCCTGCATTTAAGTTTATTTCTTACCCGCTCATTCCGGTTTTGGAGTTTATGCAATTGCCGGAAGCAGGAGCAGCAGCACAGACTATGCTTGTCGGCTTTGCTGATATGTTCCTTCCTGCTGTTATCGGAAGCGGAATTGAGAGCGAACTGACAAGGTTCGTTGTGGCAGGCTTGTCATTAACACAATTAGTATACATGTCTGAAATCGGGATTCTGATTCTGCGTTCAAATATTCCGCTGAGCTTTATGGATTTATTCGTTATTTTTATCGAAAGAACGATCATTACTTTACCTGTTATTGTCCTGATTGCACATGTTTTTGTATTTTAG
- a CDS encoding sensor histidine kinase encodes MSIIQRQIAWGAGMSLLILAVLTASFFSMFPIPGWRDLWETEIFDIPFIIFVPSVSLAIGLIFGLLSGIYWRRQLFAVDTILHQVEEGRQLNVLEMGKELQSIAIRAEKIQRNMAEQAKISQKLANEKAEDIENRMQEIVSQERNRLARELHDSVSQQMFAASMMMSAITETQQDPEDRQAKQLKMVEEMIHQSQLEMRALLLHLRPAALKGKSLQEGIEELLVELLQKVSMEIEWKVESFPLDKGVEDHLFRILQEAVSNTLRHSKSQNLEVLLIQRDDYAILRVADDGVGFDVEETKAGSYGLQNMYERAAEVGGSMKIISVKNKGTRLEVKVPII; translated from the coding sequence ATGAGTATCATCCAGCGGCAAATTGCATGGGGAGCGGGCATGTCTCTCCTCATTCTTGCTGTCCTGACAGCCTCTTTTTTTAGTATGTTCCCCATTCCAGGCTGGCGGGATCTTTGGGAAACGGAAATATTTGATATACCATTTATCATATTTGTGCCGAGTGTAAGCTTGGCCATAGGCCTGATCTTTGGTTTGCTGTCAGGCATATACTGGCGCCGGCAGCTTTTTGCTGTAGACACTATACTTCACCAGGTTGAAGAAGGCAGGCAATTAAATGTTCTGGAAATGGGTAAAGAATTGCAGTCCATAGCAATCAGGGCCGAGAAGATTCAAAGGAACATGGCAGAACAGGCAAAGATCTCCCAAAAGCTGGCAAACGAAAAAGCGGAAGATATCGAGAACAGGATGCAGGAAATTGTTTCCCAGGAACGGAACAGGCTTGCCCGTGAGCTTCACGACTCAGTCAGCCAGCAGATGTTTGCAGCGTCCATGATGATGTCCGCCATAACTGAAACCCAGCAGGATCCGGAAGACAGGCAGGCAAAACAGCTGAAAATGGTGGAGGAAATGATCCATCAGTCACAGCTCGAAATGCGTGCCCTTCTCCTGCACCTCCGTCCGGCGGCACTTAAGGGCAAAAGCCTCCAGGAAGGAATTGAAGAGCTTTTGGTCGAATTGCTACAGAAAGTTTCCATGGAGATTGAATGGAAGGTGGAGAGTTTTCCGCTTGATAAAGGGGTGGAAGACCATTTATTCCGTATCCTTCAGGAGGCTGTGTCCAACACCCTCCGCCATTCCAAATCGCAAAATCTTGAAGTGCTCCTGATTCAAAGAGATGATTATGCGATACTCCGGGTGGCTGATGATGGAGTCGGGTTTGATGTAGAGGAAACGAAGGCAGGCTCCTATGGTCTGCAGAACATGTATGAACGCGCAGCGGAAGTAGGCGGCAGCATGAAAATCATCAGTGTGAAAAATAAAGGAACCCGCCTTGAAGTAAAGGTTCCAATTATATAA
- a CDS encoding cation diffusion facilitator family transporter gives MSFISLLKKGNKSSGIAAIGNTVLAIAKGTAAAVSGSGAMLATTLHSVADALNQGFVFFGSALAEKAPTKKFPTGFGRVINLFVLIAVIVISIMAYETLHKGWELVQHPKESTDLWLNVGIMLLAVLVDGFILLKAMKEIAHETRSPAKGFGIIPVAFKNVGLASPPTRLVFYEDIIATFGALLALSAIVISHFTGLYFLDGVGTILIGILLIGIALKIGYENTLGLIGVAAPKDVEERIAAIILSDPDVVDIQKLRILQEGRRYHVESYIELVEGLSLADADDIKVRVQNKLLRDSDIGDVTMGIFETDKVQTWK, from the coding sequence ATGTCGTTTATCAGTTTACTTAAAAAAGGAAATAAATCCTCAGGCATTGCAGCCATTGGCAATACAGTTCTCGCGATTGCTAAAGGGACAGCTGCGGCTGTAAGCGGAAGCGGAGCCATGCTTGCGACGACACTGCATTCCGTTGCTGATGCACTGAATCAAGGGTTTGTTTTCTTTGGAAGTGCGCTTGCGGAAAAGGCGCCAACAAAAAAATTCCCTACCGGCTTTGGCAGGGTCATAAACCTTTTTGTTTTAATTGCCGTTATTGTTATTTCCATCATGGCATATGAAACACTTCATAAAGGCTGGGAGCTGGTTCAGCATCCTAAAGAATCAACCGATCTGTGGCTTAATGTAGGAATCATGCTCCTGGCTGTCCTCGTCGATGGATTTATTTTGTTAAAGGCAATGAAAGAGATTGCCCATGAAACCCGCAGCCCTGCAAAAGGGTTTGGCATTATTCCGGTTGCCTTTAAAAATGTAGGTCTTGCTTCCCCTCCGACAAGGCTTGTATTTTATGAAGACATTATCGCTACGTTTGGAGCATTGCTGGCCCTTTCTGCAATTGTAATATCCCATTTTACCGGTTTATATTTTCTTGATGGAGTTGGCACAATTCTAATTGGCATATTATTAATCGGAATCGCCTTAAAGATTGGCTATGAGAATACACTTGGCTTAATAGGAGTCGCTGCGCCAAAAGATGTTGAAGAAAGGATTGCTGCAATCATCCTTTCAGACCCGGATGTAGTGGATATTCAGAAATTGAGGATCCTGCAGGAGGGAAGGAGATACCATGTAGAGTCTTATATAGAGCTTGTAGAGGGATTATCACTTGCCGATGCTGATGATATTAAAGTCAGAGTGCAGAATAAACTTCTTAGGGATAGCGATATTGGTGACGTGACGATGGGGATCTTCGAGACAGACAAAGTTCAAACCTGGAAATGA
- a CDS encoding response regulator transcription factor: MIKVLFVDDHEMVRIGVSSYLTAQPDIEVIGEADNGKTAIELALELRPDIILMDLVMKEMDGIEATGRIIEQWPEAKIIIVTSFLDDEKVYPALEAGATSYMLKTSKASEIAEAVRSTYHGQSVLEPEVTGKMMVKMRQKNQLLPHEELTSREMEILLLMTEGKTNQEIADELFIALKTVKTHVSNILSKLQVQDRTQAVIYAFKHSLVK; encoded by the coding sequence ATGATTAAAGTACTTTTTGTGGATGACCATGAAATGGTTCGGATTGGAGTGTCTTCTTATCTTACAGCACAGCCGGATATTGAGGTTATAGGAGAAGCGGATAACGGAAAAACAGCGATTGAACTGGCACTTGAATTGCGGCCGGATATCATTCTGATGGATCTCGTCATGAAGGAAATGGACGGAATTGAGGCGACCGGAAGAATCATTGAACAATGGCCGGAAGCTAAAATCATCATTGTGACAAGCTTCCTGGATGACGAAAAAGTGTATCCGGCTTTGGAAGCCGGAGCGACAAGCTATATGCTGAAAACATCCAAAGCCAGTGAAATTGCTGAGGCAGTCCGCTCGACCTATCATGGACAGTCAGTGCTTGAACCTGAAGTAACCGGCAAAATGATGGTGAAAATGAGGCAGAAAAACCAGCTGCTGCCCCATGAAGAGCTGACAAGCCGTGAGATGGAAATCCTCCTGTTAATGACAGAAGGCAAAACGAACCAGGAAATCGCCGACGAGCTTTTCATTGCCTTAAAAACAGTCAAAACACATGTGAGCAATATACTAAGCAAACTGCAGGTGCAGGACAGGACCCAGGCTGTCATATATGCCTTTAAGCACTCGCTGGTGAAATAA
- a CDS encoding TrkA C-terminal domain-containing protein — protein sequence MGVLFILIYLGIVLAVIEIHTLIFTYTGLDKHIARFQVISMLTGTGFTTGESELIIDHPIRRRFGAFLILFGAFSLAVIISAISNILSDEFYTAKISFVAAALVLIIIILRLPKVRDYLPGKLEHELEEHYDFRDLPIREALLTEDNDHVLDYFIDEECEFNGKELGDVIDEDEDINVLFIQRGDVKIRKERLVTELQEGDHIILYGEEQTIEDKFGPKQDKED from the coding sequence ATGGGTGTTCTTTTCATCCTGATTTATTTGGGAATCGTATTAGCTGTTATTGAAATCCATACTCTTATTTTCACCTATACAGGGCTTGATAAGCATATTGCCAGATTTCAGGTGATCAGCATGCTTACAGGCACCGGCTTTACAACCGGAGAATCGGAACTCATCATTGACCATCCAATCCGCAGAAGGTTTGGAGCTTTTCTAATTTTATTCGGCGCCTTTTCTTTGGCAGTCATTATTTCTGCAATCAGCAATATCCTTTCAGATGAATTTTATACGGCCAAGATCTCATTCGTGGCAGCAGCACTGGTCCTAATTATAATTATTTTAAGGCTCCCCAAGGTACGGGATTATCTTCCAGGTAAATTGGAGCATGAACTCGAAGAACATTATGATTTTCGCGATCTTCCGATAAGAGAGGCTCTTCTCACGGAAGATAATGATCATGTCTTGGACTATTTTATTGATGAAGAATGTGAGTTTAATGGTAAAGAGCTAGGGGATGTTATCGACGAAGATGAAGATATTAATGTGCTATTTATCCAGAGAGGCGATGTGAAAATCAGAAAAGAGAGGCTCGTTACAGAACTGCAGGAAGGCGACCATATTATTTTATATGGAGAAGAACAAACAATTGAGGATAAGTTTGGCCCTAAACAGGATAAAGAAGATTAA